From Bacteroides uniformis:
AAAAACAACATTATTTCATTTTTTCATATAAAAATCTTTGGTATTATTAAAAATGTGTCTATTTTTGCAGCATATTTTGTGTTATACGAACACAAAAAATGGTTGAAAAAGATGAGGTATAAAAACTCTAACATAAGAAAGTGCCTAAATACTAAAACAATAGCACTGTGTGCAGCGTTCTTTTTATACTGTTTGCTCCCTTTAAAAGGGATTTGCCAAACGGGGGAAAGTACTGTAGATGCTTTAGTGGAAATGGGATTTGAAAATGTTGGATGGACAGAAGATGGCAATGAACGTGTGTATGTTCTGCAGAACTCTGCATATCGTTTGCAAGGCGTAGGCATAGGCAAAGCGGTGGATGTTATTCAAAAGATGGGTTTACCGGAAGAAAAGTCATGCCGGATAATAGTTCTGGACAATAATGTACCTCAGATTTCTCTTTATTATCATCCCATAAAGGGGGATTCGGTGCTCCAAGCAGAACGTGATGACTGGAATGTAAGCTATGAATTGGGTGATACTTGGAAAAATGCACGGAAAATAAAGTTGAAAAATAGTTCTTTGTTCAAGATTGATGTATTGGTATATCCTCAATTAGCTTTCAAGAATCTGGTGATTACACAGATTTACCAGGTCTTGTTTGATTTGAGTCCTGCGATAGAAGTTTCGTTATGGAAAGGTATGAAATTAACGGCACAGTTGAAAATACCGGTTTATAATGATGGGTATGGAAGGTTTGAAGATAAAGTTCATCCAGGACATATTACAATTTCACAGCGTTTTAGATTACCGTATAATGTGTTTGGTAAAGTGACTGTGGGATGTTTTAGTGCTGACCAATATGGAGTGGACGCCGAATTTTATCGCCCTTTTAAGGATGAACGCTTTTCCTTAATGGCTCGGATTGGGTATACAGGAATGGGATATTGGAGCGGATTTCGCTATGTATATGATCCTTCGACAGCACTTGTTACTTGGTCTTTGGGCGGTAGCTTTTATTGGCCGCAATTTAACACTCAGTTTAATCTGAAAGCAGAACAGTATTTATTGAAGGAGAAAGGTGTTAAATTTGAAATGATTCGCCATTTTCGCTATTGTTCGATTGGTTTCTATGCAATGAAAGCAGAACATGCAAAGATGAATGGAGGCTTCCGATTTCAAGTGGCATTACCTCCTTATAAATATAAAAGGAAAGGATATATACCTCGTGTGAATACCTCTGCTAATATGGGCATTGTTTATAATGCAGGTAATGAAAGGTACTATTATAGACAGTATAAAGCGGAAGTTAGTGACAATATAATGGAAGAAAATAGTTTTAACCCATATTTTATTAAGTCAGAATTGTTAAATTTTTAATTAATTAATTGAGATGAAAAAGATTAAATTCTTAAACGGCATAAGTGCAGTATTTGCGTTAGCCGTAGTAGCTTTAGCTACAACTTTAACTTCTTGTGAGAAGGAAGAGTTCAACGTTAATGTAACTCCTACTAATGCACAAGCTGTTATTAGTCCGATTGTGCTTGCTATAGAGGATGGTGTTACTACAGATGTAACTGGCCAAGCCACTATCGCACCTGCAGAGTTGACATTTACTGGTAATCCTACTCTGGCTGCTAAGAGTGTTGATGTTACAGCTTCTTATAATGGTTTGAGTGCAACTGTTACAGTTAAGGTTCCTGCTTTGCAAGCTGGGCAATTTGCTACTCTGACTCCGACTATCATTCTTCAGGAAGAAGATGCTGAGACTAAGATTGTAGCAGAATCTACAAAACTTGAACCAGTAACGGATCCTAAAGTTAAGACTTGGGATAACTACGAGCTTTATTGGTTTGACATTCCATCATTCCCTTATGTAGTAAAAGAAGGTGCAAAAGTAGGTGCAAAGAAAATCAATACAACTGATCTTATTGAACGCGCAGCTATTGAATCTTTCTTTAACACGCTTGAGAATACATATGAGGAAACGACAGTAACAACACCGGAGAATAAGTATAAAGTTTATGCTAACTCTAGAACAACTGCATCTATTACTTATACTGTTGTAACAACTGAATATAAAGTAGTGAAGAAGGCTGTAACAAAAGCTGAAACAGAGCCTTTAGCTTCTATTGAAGTAGATGATTATACAACTTCTACACTGTTTGTTCTTGAAAATCAAGATATTCCTGGTCACGGTCATAGCCACGGTCATGGTCATGGTCATGGTGAAGGCAATGCCGGTGGTGGTGTTGGTGAACTTGATTAATAGAAGTTTTAGTTGTTATTTATCTTAAACTCAAGAGAAAATGAAAAGTAAATTAATGATAGCCTCCTTACTATTGGCAGGCGCTTGTGCAGCAAATCTGAATGCACAGGAAAAAACGAACTACTACACTCCGAAATGGAGCGATAATATTTTTGTCAGTGTAGGTGGTGGTATCCACGCCATCAACAATGACGGTTTCAATAAGATTGCTCCGCATTTCAGCGTGTCAGTTGGTAAGCTGATTACTCCGACTTGGGGGGTACGTGCTCAGGTAAACGGTATTACTCAGCATTTGTGTTTGGATGATGCATACTGGGAACACAACAAGACTTATGTAGGTGGTAACATTGATGCAATGATCAATCTTTCTACATTGTTTGCCGGTGCTAATCCTAACCGTTTCTTCGAAGTTTACGGTTTCTTGGGACCTCAAATTTCTGTAGCAAAATCTCAAAATGTGGATGTTACAATTAGTGCTGACGGTACTTCGCAGTCTATGGCTCCTGCCGGTGAAGCTGAAATGCGTGCACGTATCGGCGCTTCTGCCGGTTTGGGCTTGAAGTTCAATATCAACACTAAGTGGGCCATTGACGTAGAAGCTCGCGGTGCCATCGCTCCGTCCATTTTCGGTAACATCAGCAGCCATCGCAAGGCTGAAGGTACAGGTATGCTGACCGCAGGTGTTAGCTACATCTTCGGCGGTAAGAAGTTTATTCCGGTTTCTAAGATTGACGAAGACGCAGTCAATGCGGAAATCAACAGATATAGAAGTGAACTGGCTCAGGCTCAGGCTGACCTGGCTAACTGCAAGAATGCACTGGCCAACGCTAAACCTGAAGTTAAGGAAGTGACCAAGGAAGTTGAAGTTGCCGGTCCGCGTGCCATCTTCTTCAAGATTGGCAGCGCCCGTCTGGACGACTATGGCAAGGTTAACATCGAACTGGCTGCCAAGATTCTGAAGGCTAATCCGGACAAGAAGTACAAAGTTGCAGGTTATGCAGACAAGGCTACCGGTAGCGCTTCTTGGAACCAGAAGCTGTCCGAAAAGCGTGCCCAGGTTGTTTACGACGCTTTGATTGCTCAGGGTGTTGACAAGGACCAGCTTGAACTCGTAGGATTCGGTGGTACTGAAAACATGTTCGGTAAGAACTTCCTGAACCGCGTAGTTATCCTGGAATAATACACTCCAAGTGACAAATAGACTCTAAAAATGAAGGCGTCTGGGACTCAGACGCCTTTTTTTGGTACTATGTCCGATGTATGTTATAAAGCAACCCATTTTTTATCAGCGACTGAATTTATATGTGATGATGAAGTTTAAGCTATTCTTTATTGTTCTGTTTTGCAGCCTTTCCCTTTCGGCCTTTTCCCAGTTGACGTATGGTACAACCGGGCTGTTGCATGCGCCCTCTGCGGAGATGCAGCGCGACAAGACTTTCATGGTCGGCGGCAACTTCCTGAACAAGGAGCTCACACCGCCCACCTGGTACTATCATACCTACAACTACTTCCTGAACGTCACCATCTTCCCCTTTCTGGAAGTGGCCTACACGTGTACGCTCTTCAAGGCGGAGGCGTTGGGATTGAAGCCATACGGGTACAGCGGATTCACGAACCAGGACCGCTACTTTTCCGCCCGTCTGCGTGTGTTGAAGGAGGGGCAGTTCTGGAAATACATGCCGGCTGTCGTGCTGGGGACGTCCGACCCGTTCACTTCTTCCGGCGGCGGCCAGGTAGGCACCACGGAAGGTAACGGCTATTACAGCCGTTTCTATATTGCCGCCTCCAAGCATATACCCGTTGTGGGTAAGGAGGAGATCGGTGTCCATCTTTCCTACCTTTACAACAACCGCAAGGAGTACAAACTGAATGGCTTTGCACTGGGTGTCACCTACAATCCCTCCTTCCATCCGCAGTTGAGGGTGATAGCGGAGTACGACTCCAAGGACTTTGCTTTGGGAGCCACTTATCTGCTGTTCAAGCATCTGCATGTGCAGGTCGAAATGCAGAGGATGAAATATTTCACGGGAGGGCTGACATACAAAATTCATTTGAAATAATTAATGAAAAAATCAGCGGAGGGATGTTTGATACTATCAGACATCCCTTTTTCTGTATTATATATGTAAGATTAACGGAGGAATTCAAATTTTAATCGTAATTTTGTAGCCCATTATGAGTAGAATAATAGCCATAGACTACGGTCGGAAACGTACGGGAATAGCCGTGAGTGATACATTGCAGATGATTGCGAATGGACTGACAACTGTGCCTACACACCAATTGTTGCAGTTTCTTCTTGATTATGTGGCTAAGGAGCCGGTAGAGCGTATCTTGGTAGGCCTTCCTAAGCAGATGAATAATGAGGCTTCGGAAAACATGAAGAATATCGAACCTTTTGTCCGTTCGCTGAAGAAGAAACTGCCTGACATGCCGGTTGAATATGTAGACGAGCGTTTTACTTCTGTTCTGGCTCATCGGACGATGCTTGAGGCCGGATTGAAAAAGAAAGACCGCCAAAATAAAGCACTGGTGGATGAAATCAGTGCAACTATTATTCTGCAAACTTATTTAGAGAACAAACGTTTCTCTTTTTTATAATGTATAGAAAGTAATTTGTAATTAGTAATTTGTAGTAAAGGAAATGATTTTACCCATTTATGTGTACGGCCAGCCCGTATTGAGAAAGGTAGCAGAGGATATTGCCCCGGACTATCCGAATTTGAAAGAACTTATTGAGAATATGTTTGAAACGATGGACAATGCTGAAGGTGTGGGACTTGCTGCACCGCAAATAGGTTTGCCTATCCGCGTAGTAACCATTAATCTGGATGTCTTGTCTGATGATTTGCCAGAATATAAAGATTTCCGCAAGGCGTATATCAATGCCCATATTCTGGAAGTGTCCGGTGAGGAAGTTTCTATGGACGAGGGCTGCTTGAGCCTTCCAGGAATTCATGAATCAGTGAAGCGTGGCAACAAAATACGCGTGCAATACCTGGACGAGAACTTGGAACCGCACGATGAGATTATCGAAGGTTACCTGGCACGCGTGATGCAGCACGAGTTCGACCATCTGGAAGGAAAGATGTTCATCGACCATTTGTCTCCGTTACGCAAGCAGATGATTAAAGGAAAACTGAATGCCATGTTGAAAGGCAAGGCACACTGCACTTATAAGGTGAAAACCGTAAAGAAATAAGTTTAACCATATAATATGGTATAAAAGGCTCAAAAAATATAAAAAGTGTTCCGCTAATCCCGACAAGTAAACGAAAAACGTTACTTTTGTTTCGTTTACAAGCATTTATAAAACAAGATGATAAAAAAAATACTGACGGCTATTTTGCTGTTACCCACATTGTTGTATGCACAAATCAATACGGAACGGGTGATGACCATTGCTCGGAATGCATTGTATTTTGAGGATTACGTGCTTTCTATCCAATATTTTAATCAGGTAATCAACGCGAAACCTTATTTATATGAGCCTTATTTCTTCCGTGGACTGGCAAAAATCAATTTGGATGACTATCAGGGAGCGGAGAGTGATTGTGATGCTGCGATTCAGCGGAACCCTTTTGTGGTAGGTGCTTACCAAATCAGAGGATTGGCACGTATCCGTCAGAACAAGTTTGACGAGGCGATTGAAGATTATAAAACTGCCATCAAATACGACCCGGAGAATGTGGTGCTTTGGCATAATCTTTCCCTTTGCCATATTCAGAAAGAAGATTATGAGGCGGCTAAGGAAGATTTGGGTACGCTTCTGACAATTGCCCCCAGATATACACGTGCCTATCTGATGCGCGGGGAAGTCTCCCTGAAACAGAATGATACGATACAAGCTTTGCGTGATTTTGACAAAGCCATCGATATGGACCGTTATGACCCGGATGGATGGGGGGCAAGAGCCATTGTACGCCTCCAGCAGGGGAAATATAAAGAGGCTGAAGCTGATTTGGACCAGTCTATCCATCTGAGTGCAAAGAATGCCGGTAACTATATCAACCGTGCCTTGGCGCGTTTCCATCAGAATAATTTGAGAGGCGCCATGAGTGACTATGATTTGGCTTTGGATATTGATCCGAATAATTTTCTCGGGCACTACAACCGCGGTTTGCTGCGTGCCCAGGTGGGCGATGACAACCGGGCAATAGAGGATTTTGATTTTGTGTTGAAGATGGAACCGGATAACATGATGGCCACCTTCAATCGTGGTTTGTTACGTGCGCAGACGGGGGATTACCGGGGAGCTATCAGTGACTATTCCAAAGTGATTGCAGAATATCCTAACTTTATGGCCGGCTATTATCAGCGTGCCGAAGCCCGTAAAAAGATTGGCGACCATAAGGGAGCCGAGCAGGATGAGTTCAAAATCATGAAGATGCAGATAGACAAGCGTAACGGTGTTTCTTCTGGTGACAAAAAGGAAGGTGACGACAGTAAGGATGTTGCGGATAATTCCTCGGAAAACTCCAATGGAGATGGTGGGAAGACCCGTAAGAAATCCGACAAGAACATGGAAAATTATCGGAAAATTGTAATAGCGGACGATTCGGAAGCTGACCAGCGTTATAAGAGCGATTATCGCGGACGTGTACAAGACCGGAATGTGACCATCAAGCTCGAGCCGATGTATGCTTTGACTTATTATGAGAAACTGAGCGATGTGAAGCGTATCGTACATTATCATAAGTATATTGAGGAACTGAACCATTCGAAACTGTTCCCGAAGCCACTGCGCATCACCAATATGGAAGCTCCGTTGACGGAGGAACAAGTACGCTTCCACTTTGCTTTGATAGACGCTCATACGTCTGATGTGGTGGCTGACGAGAAGAACGCCAAGAAACGTTTCATGAGAGGTCTGGATTTCTATCTGGTTCAGGATTTTGCCAGTTCCATAGATGACTTTACAAAGAGTATCTTGTTGGACGACACTTTCTTCCCGGCATACTTTATGCGTGCTTTGGTGCGTTATAAGCAACTGGAATATAAAAAGGCCGAAGCCACAATGAGTGAAGGTGCCACTTCGGGTACAACGGAAATGAAGAAGCCTGAAGTGACAGCCATTGATTATGAAGTTGTGAAGAATGACCTGGATCACGTTATTCTATTGGCTCCTGATTTTGTCTATGGCTATTATAACCGTGGCAATGTGTCTTCGTTACTGAAGGATTACCGTGCCGCCTTGGCGGATTATGACAAGGCGATTGAGCTGAGTCCCGATTTTGCTGAAGCATACTTTAACCGTGGGTTGACGCACATCTTCCTGGGGAATAACAAACAAGGTATTGCCGATTTGAGTAAAGCCGGAGAGTTGGGCATTGTCTCGGCCTATAATATCATAAAGAGGTTTACAGATACACGGGAATAACATTTTTTTGCTAAAAAATAGAATATCAAAAAGAATTAGCTATTTTTGCGTTCTGAAAAATGAAATATACATATAAACTATGATAAAGATAACATTTCCAGACGGCTCTGTTCGTGAATATAACGAAGGAGTAACGGGACTGCAGATTGCAGAAAGCATCAGTTCGCGATTGGCACAAGACGTGCTGGCTTGTGGCGTGAACGGAGAAATTTATGATTTGGGGCGTCCTATCATGCAAGACGCTGAAGTGGTTCTTTATAAATGGGAGGATGAGCAGGGTAAGCATGCCTTTTGGCATACCAGTGCCCACTTGCTGGCCGAAGCTTTGCAGGAACTCTATCCGGGCATCCTGTTCGGTATAGGTCCTGCTATCGAAAACGGTTTCTACTATGATGTGGACCCGGGTGAAACGACTATCAAGGAAGCTGACCTGCCAGCCATTGAGAAAAAGATGGCTGAACTGGTGGCTAAGAAAGAAGCGGTTGTCAGACAAGACATTGCCAAGGCGGATGCTTTGAAGATGTTCGGTGACCGTGGAGAAACTTATAAATGCGAGCTGATTTCCGAATTGGAAGACGGCCACATCACAACTTATACGCAGGGTGCATTTACCGACTTGTGCCGTGGCCCTCACTTGATGACCACAGCTCCTATCAAGGCTATTAAGCTGACTTCCGTTGCCGGTGCTTATTGGCGTGGACAAGAAGACCGTAAGATGATGACCCGTATCTATGGTATCACCTTCCCGAAGAAGAAGATGCTGGATGAGTATCTTGTTCTGCTGGAAGAGGCAAAGAAGCGCGATCACCGTAAAATCGGTAAGGAGATGGACTTGTTCATGTTCTCCGACACTGTAGGTAAGGGACTCCCGATGTGGCTGCCCAAAGGTACTGCACTGCGTATCCGCTTGCAGGACTTCTTACGTCGCATCCAGGCCCGTTACGATTATCAGGAAGTAATGTGTCCACCCATCGGCAACAAATTGCTTTACATCACTTCCGGCCATTATGCAAAATATGGTAAGGACTCCTTCCAGCCCATACATACGCCGGAAGAAGGGGAAGAGTACTTCTTGAAACCGATGAACTGCCCTCACCACTGTATGATTTACAAGAACTCACCCCGTTCTTACAAAGACCTGCCTTTGCGTTTGGCAGAGTTCGGTACGGTTTGCCGTTACGAGCAGAGTGGCGAGTTGCACGGTCTGACACGTGTACGTAGCTTTACGCAGGATGATGCGCATATCTTCTGCCGTCCGGACCAGGTGAAGGATGAGTTCCTCCGTGTCATGGACATTATCTCCATCGTGTTCGAATCTATGGACTTCGAGAACTTCGAGGCACAGATTTCCTTGCGTGACAAGGTGAACCGCGAAAAATACATCGGTAGCGACGAGAACTGGGAAAAAGCAGAACGAGCCATCATCGAAGCTTGTGAAGAAAAGGGGCTGAAGGCAAAAATAGAATATGGAGAAGCCGCTTTCTATGGTCCTAAACTGGACTTCATGGTGAAGGATGCCATCGGTCGCCGTTGGCAGCTGGGTACCATCCAGGTGGACTACAACCTGCCGGAACGTTTCCAGCTGGAATATACCGGTGCTGACAATCAGAAGCACCGTCCCGTAATGGTTCACCGTGCTCCGTTCGGCTCCATGGAACGCTTCGTGGCTGTGCTTATTGAGCATACGGCCGGTAAGTTCCCGTTGTGGCTGACTCCTGACCAGGTTGCCATCCTGCCTATCAGCGAGAAGTTCAACGACTATGCGCATGAAGTGAAACAATACTTGAAGCGATATGACATCCGTGCCATTGTGGATGAGCGCAATGAAAAGATTGGTCGTAAGATTCGTGACAATGAGATGAAGCGTATTCCGTACATGCTGGTTGTAGGTGAAAAGGAGGCTGAAAACAAGGAAGTTGCTGTCCGCAAGCAGGGAGAAGGTGATAAAGGAACCATGAAATTTGAAGAATTTGCCAAAAAAATGAACGAAGAAGTTCAGAATATGATAAATAAATGGTAACTTTGCGCCCAATTGTAGAAGCATAGCATATATTAGATGTTCTAAAGTTCGCTTTTACTTAACAAAAACATTAATTTGGGAATAGTAAATAAGAAACAAACTGGAAGTAAACGTT
This genomic window contains:
- the ruvX gene encoding Holliday junction resolvase RuvX — translated: MSRIIAIDYGRKRTGIAVSDTLQMIANGLTTVPTHQLLQFLLDYVAKEPVERILVGLPKQMNNEASENMKNIEPFVRSLKKKLPDMPVEYVDERFTSVLAHRTMLEAGLKKKDRQNKALVDEISATIILQTYLENKRFSFL
- a CDS encoding YjbH domain-containing protein, with translation MMKFKLFFIVLFCSLSLSAFSQLTYGTTGLLHAPSAEMQRDKTFMVGGNFLNKELTPPTWYYHTYNYFLNVTIFPFLEVAYTCTLFKAEALGLKPYGYSGFTNQDRYFSARLRVLKEGQFWKYMPAVVLGTSDPFTSSGGGQVGTTEGNGYYSRFYIAASKHIPVVGKEEIGVHLSYLYNNRKEYKLNGFALGVTYNPSFHPQLRVIAEYDSKDFALGATYLLFKHLHVQVEMQRMKYFTGGLTYKIHLK
- the def gene encoding peptide deformylase — its product is MILPIYVYGQPVLRKVAEDIAPDYPNLKELIENMFETMDNAEGVGLAAPQIGLPIRVVTINLDVLSDDLPEYKDFRKAYINAHILEVSGEEVSMDEGCLSLPGIHESVKRGNKIRVQYLDENLEPHDEIIEGYLARVMQHEFDHLEGKMFIDHLSPLRKQMIKGKLNAMLKGKAHCTYKVKTVKK
- a CDS encoding DUF3869 domain-containing protein, with the translated sequence MKKIKFLNGISAVFALAVVALATTLTSCEKEEFNVNVTPTNAQAVISPIVLAIEDGVTTDVTGQATIAPAELTFTGNPTLAAKSVDVTASYNGLSATVTVKVPALQAGQFATLTPTIILQEEDAETKIVAESTKLEPVTDPKVKTWDNYELYWFDIPSFPYVVKEGAKVGAKKINTTDLIERAAIESFFNTLENTYEETTVTTPENKYKVYANSRTTASITYTVVTTEYKVVKKAVTKAETEPLASIEVDDYTTSTLFVLENQDIPGHGHSHGHGHGHGEGNAGGGVGELD
- the thrS gene encoding threonine--tRNA ligase encodes the protein MIKITFPDGSVREYNEGVTGLQIAESISSRLAQDVLACGVNGEIYDLGRPIMQDAEVVLYKWEDEQGKHAFWHTSAHLLAEALQELYPGILFGIGPAIENGFYYDVDPGETTIKEADLPAIEKKMAELVAKKEAVVRQDIAKADALKMFGDRGETYKCELISELEDGHITTYTQGAFTDLCRGPHLMTTAPIKAIKLTSVAGAYWRGQEDRKMMTRIYGITFPKKKMLDEYLVLLEEAKKRDHRKIGKEMDLFMFSDTVGKGLPMWLPKGTALRIRLQDFLRRIQARYDYQEVMCPPIGNKLLYITSGHYAKYGKDSFQPIHTPEEGEEYFLKPMNCPHHCMIYKNSPRSYKDLPLRLAEFGTVCRYEQSGELHGLTRVRSFTQDDAHIFCRPDQVKDEFLRVMDIISIVFESMDFENFEAQISLRDKVNREKYIGSDENWEKAERAIIEACEEKGLKAKIEYGEAAFYGPKLDFMVKDAIGRRWQLGTIQVDYNLPERFQLEYTGADNQKHRPVMVHRAPFGSMERFVAVLIEHTAGKFPLWLTPDQVAILPISEKFNDYAHEVKQYLKRYDIRAIVDERNEKIGRKIRDNEMKRIPYMLVVGEKEAENKEVAVRKQGEGDKGTMKFEEFAKKMNEEVQNMINKW
- a CDS encoding OmpA family protein, coding for MKSKLMIASLLLAGACAANLNAQEKTNYYTPKWSDNIFVSVGGGIHAINNDGFNKIAPHFSVSVGKLITPTWGVRAQVNGITQHLCLDDAYWEHNKTYVGGNIDAMINLSTLFAGANPNRFFEVYGFLGPQISVAKSQNVDVTISADGTSQSMAPAGEAEMRARIGASAGLGLKFNINTKWAIDVEARGAIAPSIFGNISSHRKAEGTGMLTAGVSYIFGGKKFIPVSKIDEDAVNAEINRYRSELAQAQADLANCKNALANAKPEVKEVTKEVEVAGPRAIFFKIGSARLDDYGKVNIELAAKILKANPDKKYKVAGYADKATGSASWNQKLSEKRAQVVYDALIAQGVDKDQLELVGFGGTENMFGKNFLNRVVILE
- a CDS encoding tetratricopeptide repeat protein gives rise to the protein MIKKILTAILLLPTLLYAQINTERVMTIARNALYFEDYVLSIQYFNQVINAKPYLYEPYFFRGLAKINLDDYQGAESDCDAAIQRNPFVVGAYQIRGLARIRQNKFDEAIEDYKTAIKYDPENVVLWHNLSLCHIQKEDYEAAKEDLGTLLTIAPRYTRAYLMRGEVSLKQNDTIQALRDFDKAIDMDRYDPDGWGARAIVRLQQGKYKEAEADLDQSIHLSAKNAGNYINRALARFHQNNLRGAMSDYDLALDIDPNNFLGHYNRGLLRAQVGDDNRAIEDFDFVLKMEPDNMMATFNRGLLRAQTGDYRGAISDYSKVIAEYPNFMAGYYQRAEARKKIGDHKGAEQDEFKIMKMQIDKRNGVSSGDKKEGDDSKDVADNSSENSNGDGGKTRKKSDKNMENYRKIVIADDSEADQRYKSDYRGRVQDRNVTIKLEPMYALTYYEKLSDVKRIVHYHKYIEELNHSKLFPKPLRITNMEAPLTEEQVRFHFALIDAHTSDVVADEKNAKKRFMRGLDFYLVQDFASSIDDFTKSILLDDTFFPAYFMRALVRYKQLEYKKAEATMSEGATSGTTEMKKPEVTAIDYEVVKNDLDHVILLAPDFVYGYYNRGNVSSLLKDYRAALADYDKAIELSPDFAEAYFNRGLTHIFLGNNKQGIADLSKAGELGIVSAYNIIKRFTDTRE